ACACTAAGTTCTGTTATTGCCGGGAAAGAAAAGTTTCATCTCGACGGTGGTTCAATAGAATTTCAGGGAGAAGTAATAAATGAATTGGCTCCGGAAGAAAGAGCCAACAAAGGAATATTCATGTCTTTCCAGCATCCTATAGAGATTCCGGGAGTTACTGTTACTAATTTTATTAAGGCAGCTGTAAATGCAAAAAGAGCTGCACATGGCGAGGAAGATATGTCTCCGGCTGAAATGCTAAAGCTTATCAGGGAAAAATCAGCACTACTCGAATTAGACCGTAAATTTCTTTCACGCTCTTTAAACCAGGGATTCTCCGGTGGAGAAAAGAAAAGAAATGAAATTTTCCAAATGGCCATGTTAGAGCCGACACTGGCAATACTTGACGAAACAGATTCAGGATTGGATATTGACGCTTTACGTATTGTTGCTAATGGAGTTAACAGACTTAAATCTCCCGAGCGCTCTGCAATTATTATTACTCACTATCAAAGATTACTTGACTATATCATTCCCGATTTCGTCCA
This DNA window, taken from Bacteroidota bacterium, encodes the following:
- the sufC gene encoding Fe-S cluster assembly ATPase SufC — translated: KDIKASVEGKEILKGLNLEIKPGEIHAIMGPNGAGKSTLSSVIAGKEKFHLDGGSIEFQGEVINELAPEERANKGIFMSFQHPIEIPGVTVTNFIKAAVNAKRAAHGEEDMSPAEMLKLIREKSALLELDRKFLSRSLNQGFSGGEKKRNEIFQMAMLEPTLAILDETDSGLDIDALRIVANGVNRLKSPERSAIIITHYQRLLDYIIPDFVHVLYDGKIVKSGGKELALELEEKGYDWIKAEMESK